GAGAAGCTCGGCCCGATGACCTTGGGGGCAAAGGAAGACCAGGTCTTTCTGGGTCGCGACTTTGCATCGCACCCGGATTACAGCCAGGAGGTTGCGTTCGAGATCGACAAAGAAGTCAGACGCCTTATTGATGAAGCGTTTAAGAAAGCGCAGGGCATCCTGACCGAGAAACAGGAAATTCTCGATTATATCGCCAAAGCATTAATTGAAAAAGAAACGCTCGAGAAAGACCAGCTGCAGCTTATTCTCGAAGGTAAGCAGCTGCCCGATAACGAGCCTGACGGGACCGGTACCACCGGCGGTGAACTGGTCGTAGAGGATCGCCCGGCAAAGGGAAAAGAGAGAATCGATATACCCGGAAAATTGCGGCCGGCTGAAGGCTAGCCGCATCCCACGCAACTCATCGTACGAATATCGATAAGTATTGAAAGGCCACTTACATCAAGTGGCCTTTTATTCTTTCCCTGGGTTTCATCTTTTCACATATTCGCAAATAGTGCGTTTTGTGCCATAATATTGTAAATTGTATCAGTTGGCTTGCCCTTCAGGTGCCTGGGTACCGTGGGTAGGCCGGAAGGGGTACGCAAGGTGGATAGGGAGAAGATCGAACAGGGAGTTCGCCTGATACTTGAAGGTATCGGAGAGAACCCGGAGCGTGAAGGATTACAAGATACACCGCGACGGGTAGCGTCAATGTACGAGGAGATCTTATGCGGTATGACCCAAGATGCCCTCGAGGTGTTAAACGTGACCTTCGGGGAGGATCACGACGAGATGGTTATGGTCAAAGATATCCCGCTCTATTCTATGTGCGAACATCACATGATGCCGTTCATCGGCAAAGCGCATGTCGCCTATGTTCCAAGTGAGGATGGCAGAATCACCGGCATCAGCAAGCTTGCCCGGGTAGTTGATGTCTTTACCAAACGCCTGCAAGTACAAGAGCGGCTTACCACACAGATTGCCGATGCTCTCGTAGATGCTCTTAATCCGCAAGGAGTCATGGTCGTAGTCGAGGCGGAGCACCTCTGCATGAGCATGCGCGGTGTGAAGAAACCGGGCTCGATTACCGTTACGTCGGCCGTACGCGGCATCTTCCGCAGTAGACCGGCAGCCCGCGCCGAAGCGCTCTCGCTTCTCAAAGGGCGGCTGTAAATGGTACCGCGGATTCTGTGTATCGGCACAGGGGAAGAGGCGAGGGCGGCGCTCACGCGCCTGCACTCATCGGCGCCCGGCATCGATATTATGGCGCCAAAAGCGGTGCACCGGGTTATATACGCGTCCGGCATCGACCCACGCGCCGCGAACATCATCAAACAAGAGATGCTCTCGCGAGGCGGTGAAGCGGCCACCCCGTGGGAAGCTTTAAAGATGGAAGCCTGCACGGTAGATGTCATCTTAATGGGAACCCTTCGCCAGTACGATGAACTCTGCAACAAACTAGAGCGCCAACCATTCGGCTTAAAAGCTCTTGCTAAACAGGTACGATTAACTCTTGTGAATTACGAGATGAAGCCGCCGGTGCTTCATGCAGGCCGTTTTACCCTCGACTTATCCGCCAAAACGCATGTGATGGGTATTCTTAATATAACGCCCGATTCGTTCTCGGATGGCGGCAAGTTTTTTGATTTCGGGCACGCGCTTGAGCAAGCCCGCCGGATGGTAGAGGATGGCGCCGATATCATCGACATCGGCGGGGAATCGACACGGCCCGGTGCCGACCCCGTCGCCCTCGATGAGGAAATCAGGCGTACCATTCCGCTAATCCAACAGCTGGTGCAGGAAATTAACATACCGATTTCAATCGATACCTACAAAGCCGAAGTGGCGGAGGCCGCGCTCAACGCCGGTGCGGTGATTATCAACGATATCAACGGTTTGCGCGATGAGAAAATGCTCGCGCTTGCAGCAGAGCGAAACGTGCCGGCGATAATCATGCATATGCAGGGAACACCGCGTGATATGCAGCAGAACCCAACCTACGGCGATGTTGCAGCCGAGATCATTGATTGGCTCGGGAACCGGGCGGAAAAGGCCATAGAGGCCGGTTTAGCGCCGGAAAACGTGCTTGTCGACCCCGGCCTCGGGTTCGGTAAGACCGTCGAGCATAACTTAGAGATATTGAGGCGATTATCAGAGTTCAAAAGCCTCGGGCACCCGATTGTGCTCGGCACATCGCGAAAGGCTTTTATAGGGACGATTCTCGACGCTCAACCGGATGAGCGTGCCGAGGGCACGCTTGCAACCGTTGTCTATGGGGTTGATCGCGGGGCCAACATCGTGCGGGTGCATGATGTCAAGCAAGCGGCCCGTGCCTGTGCTGTCGTTGATGCGATAAAGCGGGAGACCGCGCGTGACGCTTGAAATAGCATACTTAGGCCTCGGTTCCAATCTGGGGGATCGGCTTGATTATTTAAGAGAAGCGCTTGGACTGATTAGTGCTCGTGAGGGCGTAAAGATCGAGCGCATCTCATCCGTATACGAAACGGCACCTGTTGGCGGAATCGAGCAGAGGAATTTCTACAACATTGTGGTGGGGATTAAAACCGCATGCACGCCGAGAGAACTCTTAGCACTCGCTCATGATGTCGAGAAAAGGCTTGAGCGCGTGCATACGACTTGTTGGGGCCCACGCACGATCGATGTTGATATCCTGCTGTATGGCGATATAAACATATCAGACGCGGACCTTACAATCCCGCATCCGGAAATGCTACAGCGGGCATTTGTCCTGGTGCCGCTGGCCGAGACTGAACCGGAGCTTGTTGTGGGCGGAAAGCCCATAGCGGCCTATATTAATGCCGTTAGCAGCCAGGCTGTTGAGAAAATCGGTATGCTAGATATGAGGTGTAATTCCGTTGAAAAACGATGATAGATTGGCGCAAGACATTTTAGAACTCAAGCGGGAGCGAAACGCCGTGATTCTTGCACACAACTACCAGGTAGATGAAGTGCAGGATATCGCCGATTTCGTCGGAGACTCATTGGGCTTAAGCCGGCAAGCGGCGCAGACCGATGCCGGCGTGATCGTCTTTTGCGGCGTCCACTTTATGGCGGAGACCGCCGCTATGCTCTCGCCCCAGAAGACCGTGCTCCTTCCCGATATCCACGCGGGTTGCCCGATGGCGGATATGGTTACCGTCGATAAGCTTCGCGAACTAAAAGCCAAACACCCCGGCGTACCGGTGGTTACTTATATCAACTCGAGTGCCGAAGTTAAGGCCGAAAGCGATTACTGCTGCACGTCCGCCAACGCGATAGAGGTTGTTAGCGCCGTGCCGTCCGAAACGATTATCTTTACGCCGGATCAACACCTGGGAAGTTTTGTCGAACATCATACCTCAAAAAACGTGATTCTCTGGAGCGGCTTTTGCCCGACCCATCGCAAGATTACCGCAGATGATATTATTAAGCAGAAAAGCGTACACGCGGACGCAAAAGTCGTCGCTCACCCGGAATGCCGCGATGAAGTGGTGGCGCTTGCCGATCATGTGGCGAGCACGACCGGCATCCTGCAGTATTGCCACGAGAGCAGCGCAACGGCGTTCATTATCGGGACGGAAAACGGCGTCTTATATAAGCTGCGCAGGGATAATCCGGGCAAGCAATTCTACCCGGCCTCGGAGCGCGCGGTATGTCCCAATATGAAAAAGATCACCCTGGAGAAAGTACTCTGGGCGCTGGAGGACATGAATGACGTTGTAACCGTGCCCGATGAGATCGCTCGGCAAGCCCGTCATGCAATCGACCGGATGCTTGCTATAACGTAATACAGACATGGTCAACCGGTCGATTATGACAATGATTTTCGACCGATCGGTCAAAAATGAAAGAGGACAATGGTTCCACGGTACCTGGTAAATTTTGATACCGATTCAATCGGTCATATTGTCACTGACGTCATCGTAATCGGCAGTGGCGTCGCCGGGCTTTCTGCTGCGCTCGAGCTTTCTAAAGAGTACGACGTGGCGCTCATTGCAAAAGACGAGCTCAAAGAAAGTGCAACGTGGTACGCACAGGGGGGGGTCGCAACCGCGATAAGCTCGGACGACTCACCGAAACTCCACCTGAAAGATACGCTCGAAGCAGGCGCCGGGCTGTGCGACCGTGAAGCGGTAGATATTCTTGTGACCGAAGCGGCGGACCGCATCGGCGAGCTTATCAGGCTTGGAACGAAGTTCGATTGGAAGGGAAACCGAATCAGGCTTTCGCGTGAGGGTGGACATCGCCTGGCGCGGGTTCTGCACTCCGGTGATGCGACGGGCAGCGAAATCGAATCGAGCTTGATTCACGTGGTAGAGGCATGGAAGAGCATACAGATATTTGATCACCGGTTCGCTCTCGATCTTTTTGTCGAAGAAGGTCGCTGCACAGGGGTTTTGTGCATGGATGAACGTACCGGCGAGCTCGTTGTTCACGAGGCCAAAGCCATTATCATTGCATCGGGCGGCGCCGGTCAGCTCTATTCGGTGACAACCAGTCCGCATGTTTTAACGGGTGATGGCATTGCCATGGCGTACCGGGCAGGTGCGACGCTGGTTGATATGGAGTTTATGCAGTTTCACCCGACTGCGCTTGCTCACGATATCATGCCGCGCTTCCTCATTACCGAAGCGCTACGCGGCGAAGGAGCATACCTTCGTGACTGTAATGGCGAACGATTTATGCTTGGGAAACACCCGCTCGCAGAGCTCGCTCCACGCTATATTGTTACCGGGGAGATATTTCGCGTAATGCAGCGCTGCGGCCGCGACCATGTGGATCTTGACGCCACACATATTCCTGAAGAAACGCTGCGCGAGCATTTCCACACGATTTATACAACCTGCGCCGAATACGGAATCGATATCACTAAAGAATATATTCCAGTGTGTCCGGTCGCTCACTATACTATCGGCGGCATCAGGACCGACCTCAACGGGTGTACGAGCATACCCGGCTTGTACGCAACCGGGGAGGCAGCTTGTACCGGTGTACACGGGGCCAACCGCCTGGCAAGCAACTCGCTCCTTGAAGGTCTGGTATTTAGCAAACGGATCGCCGATGAGCTTCACCGGTGGCTCGATTTGATGAAAGACAAGGCGATCGCGTTGACGCCGGTTCACTATAACATAGATCGGTCAGAGATCGCTGTTGATATAGAGGGCGAGCGAACCTGGTTACAAAAGCTGATGATGGATCAGGTCGGCATTGTGCGCTCGGCTTCAAGCCTGCAGCACGCGCTTAACGAGCTCGGCACCAAGGGCGACGTAGTAGCCGCGGCATTCTCGACGCGAAAGGGCTTTGAGCTACAGAATCTGCTCTCTATCGCCCCGCTCATTGCCGGACCGGCGCTTGTCCGGGAAGAAACGCGAGGGGTTCACTACCGCGAGGATTTTCCAGAGGCGCGCAAAGAGTGGCAAAAACATATCGAACAACGGATTACGGAGGACATTGTTGCAGTCTAATCTATCATTTGCAGAACGACTTGATATACAGATAGAGCGCGTTGTGCGCGAGGCGCTCGAAGAGGACCTTAACCAGGCGGGCGACGTTACATCGAAAGCGGTTATCGATCCGGGAACCTCAGTTCACGTCGAACTTTTGGCAAAAAGCCCCGGAGTAATAGCCGGACTGCCGGTTGCCGCGCGTGTTTTTGGATACCTTGATGCGGAGGTCGAATTCATGCCGCTTGTATATGATGGCGAGCGCGTTGATGCGGGTACGCGTATTGCCGAAGCAACCGGAAGCGCTGTCGCAATCCTTGCAGCCGAACGGACCGCACTTAACTTTTTACAACACCTCTCGGGCATTGCTACGGAGACAGCCCGGTACATAGCGGAAATCTCTCAATATGAGGTCGAGCTTTTAGATACCCGAAAAACAACCCCCGGCTTACGGTATCTCGAGAAGTATGCGGCAATGGTCGGTGGAGCCGTTAACCATCGCTTTGGGCTATTTGACCAGATACTTATCAAAGACAACCATATCAACATCGCGGGCGATATCGGTAAGGCGGTATGCCGTGCGCGCGATGCTTATCCTAATCTTAAGGTTGAGGTAGAGACAGAATCGCTTGCCCAAGTTGCGGCCGCTGCCGAAGCGGATGCCGATATCATATTACTCGATAATATGGATACCGCGATGCTTGCCGAAGCGGTGCGGATCATCAACGGCAGAGCGATCACCGAGGCGTCCGGCGGTATTACGCTTGCAACAATAAAAGCCGTGGCGGCCACCGGTGTCGATCGCATTTCATCCGGTGCGATAACGCAAGCCGCAAAACCACTCGACATTTCGCTCGAGGTTATCAGGTAAATCTCAAACCTTTCCAACCAAATCCGGTATAATATCAGGACATGGAACAGCGAATTATAGACGTGCTAATTACATATTTAAGCGCATACGGCTACTATATCGTGTTTGCCGCGTTGCTTTTGGAGAACTTCTTCATAACCGGTTTAGTGATACCGGGAGAGACCGTACTCTTAATTGCTGCGGGGTTTGCAGGTCAGGGCTCGCTCAACATCGTGTATGTTATGCTGACCGCTATGATGGCGGCTATCCTTGGCAATATTGCTGGGTATTTCATAGGCGAGCGCGGCGGACGGCCGCTTATAGAAAAGTTCGGCGGACAGTTCATTTCGCCCGAGCGCATAACCGCAGCCGAAGAGTATTTTGACGTACACGGGCCCAAGACCGTCTTTATCGGCAGGTTTGCCGCCGGCGTTCGCGTATTTGTGCCGCTCCTGGCCGGAGCTTCACGCATGAATTTCGCGAAATTCATAGCATATACAACTGCGGCGGTTATCACATGGACTATTGGTCTCGGGCTTATCGGGTTTTTCTTCGGCGAGAACTGGCAATTAGTTAAAGAGCTGCTTGGTAGGTTTGGCGTCGCTATCCTTGCCATCGTAGTTGCCTTCATAGCTTTCTATGTTGTGAGGAGGCGACGTGAAAGAGCGCTCAACCGAAGCGATGATAGTGCAGGCGCTTAAAGACGCGCAGGCGGCGGGAGTGGGTGAGTACGTTTCCGGGGAAGAGCTGGCGCGGCGTACAGCGATTACGCGTGCCGCCATATGGAAGCATATCAAAAATCTTAAAAGCCGCGGTTATGACATCGAAGCCGTTCGGCACCAGGGATACCGTTTGGTCGCGACTCCTGACTCGCTCAGCCCCGAACAAATTACTCCGTTACTCATGGGATCACCTATCGGTGCAAACATTGTATATCGCAAGACGGTAGACTCAACGAACGATCTAGCCAAGGAGCTTGCTGAAAAAGGCGCACCTGAAGGCACGGTAGTTATCGCAGAGGAGCAAACAAGCGGAAAAGGGCGGCTTGACCGCGGGTGGGTATCGCCACCCGGCGGCATCTGGCTCTCGGTGATCCTCAGGCCGGAGACACCGCTTATGGAAGCCGCAAGGTTTACACTCCTTGCCGCGGTCGCCGCTGCTAAAACAATCGAGGCACTCGGCCTTATGCCGGAAATCAAATGGCCGAACGATATCCTGCTCGACGGTAGAAAGGTAAGCGGCATACTTCTTGAGCTGAACGGCCAGCTTGGGAAGGTCAACTATCTCGTTATCGGCTTCGGAATTAACGCGAATATCGATGAAGATCTGCTGCCGCCTGAAATCAGAGCCGGTGCGACGACGTTGCGGGCATGCACGAGCCGGATTGTCGATCGCCGGGCAATCGCGGTTACATTACTTACACAACTTGAAGATGGCTACCGGCAGCTCACTAGCGGCGGCTGGGATGCTGTCCTGGCAGAGTGGACCAAGCGGTGTCGGATGATCGGAAGGACCGTTCGGCTCGCTACCTTCCATGGAAATATCGACGGCGAGTTTACCGGTATCGACGAATTCGGAGCGCTCGTCCTACGATTGCCGGGTGGGCAGCTGAAAACCTTTTCCGCCGGCGACGTTACTCTCCTATGAGGATGCTGGATACTTGACTTGCAGGGGCTCTTGTATGACAATGTAAACCTATAGTAATATGCGGTTTACAATTATGAGGAGCTTCCGGTGAACAGACCTCTTGCAACATCCGGCATGGTAAAAGCGGCTCTTTTGGCTGCGCTTATTGCCGCTACATCACAGCTGAGCATCCCGCAACCGTTCAGTGCTGTTCCGATTACGTTACAAGTATTTTTCGTGTTGCTTGCCGGGGCGGTCCTCGGCCCCCTGTACGGTTCGCTCAGCATGGTAGTCTATGTTTTATTGGGGCTTGCCGGGCTGCCCGTATTTGCGAACGGCGGCTCCGGCATCGGCACTCTTGTCGGTCCCACCGGTGGTTATCTTATCGGTTTTATTCTCGCAACCGGTGTTATCGGTTGGATAGTATCCGCCGGTAAAGCCTCGATGGCGCAGATATTGCTGGCGATGGGAGCGGGAATTATCGTAATTTATACGTGCGGTGTGATGCAGCTCTCGTTTGTTGCTAAGATGGCAATCGGGCAGGCGATTATCGCCGGCGCGGGGCCGTTTATCGTGCTTGATTTTGCAAAGGCCATCGTAGCGGCACTCGTCGCAAAAAGGGTTATACGTTCGCAAGCTACCTGATTGGTGCCTTGTAATCAGCGTTTAATACTTCAGATAATATTGTAAGCACTGGTAGGACGGTATATTATAATAGTATTAAGAGCTGGCCGCGATGGGCGGTGAGAGACTATGGCTATAGGAAAAACGGACTCCACACACCGAACAAACCAAACGGATATGCCGCTTGAAGAGGCAATATTCTCACGACGCAGCGTGCGCACGTTTCTAGCCGATCCGGTGCCGAAAGAAGTGGTTGAGCGCGTATTACAAGCCGGTATAGCCGCACCATCGGCGCTGAATAGCCAACCGTGGCGTTTCATAGTCGCAACCGGGTCAACACGTGATGAATTCGTAAAGATTATTCGAAAATTCCCGGCATATCTCGCCGATATCGTAGCTCTGGTTCGGGGAGAATCGAGTTTCGACGTCGATGATGAGAAGGTCACGAGCTTTGCAGATGACCTTGGCGGGGCACCGGTTATTATCTTTGCAACCATACCTAAGAAAACCAACCAGTATGCAAAGCGGCTCGATCTTATCGGTTGTGCTTCCGCTATCCAGAACATGCAGCTCATTGCCTGGTCGTTGGGATTAGGCAGCGTGTGCTTAGCCACGGGGATATGGGTCGAATCTGAGATCGCCCAGGCGCTTGAGCTTAAAGACAGCGAGATAGCCAGTATTATGGTGCTCGGCTACAGAGAATCGGACCCGCAGGCTCCCGCAAAAACTCGCCAGGACACCGTGATTACCTGGTTAGATACCTAGCCGGATCGTTTCCACCTTCCATTTAAATGCTAACACGACTGCGGTATTGCCGTATTACGAATGACAGTTTTTGCTTGAGCTAAACCGAGTCAAGTCGTATCATGTACAGAGAAATTGAGATTCGGTTGCTTTAGATGATTAGTACAGGAGTGAAGAGATATGGCGGGTAACACCCTGCTTGCCATAGATGTGGGAAACACCCATACCGTTATCGGTTGTTTTGAGGACAGGCAACTCAAGGCACAATGGCGGATCGCCACGCGGCGTGAAGTTACCGCTGATGAGCTTGCCTTGATCATGGCCAACTTATTCCAACTTAACCGTTTCTTTCTTGGTGATATCACCGGCGTCGTCATTGCTTCGGTCGTGCCGCCGGTTACAACGTCGCTCATAGAGATGGCGACAAAGACGTTTACGGTTGATTGTCTTGTGGTCGGGCCGGACACTGATACCGGCGTGCCGATTCTCTACGACAATCCGCAGGAAGTCGGCGCAGATCGCATAGCTAATGTTGTCGCCGGCTATGAGATGTACGGCGGACCGCTTGTTGTGGTCGACTTTGGAACCGCTACAACGTTCGACGCGGTCTCAAGCCGCGGTGAATATCTGGGAGGCGCAATTGCCCCGGGCATCGAGGTTTCATCCGAGGCGCTCTTTCGCAGGGCGGCGCGTCTGTCAAAAGTCGACCTCGTGCTCCCCGAGCATGCGATTGGTAAAACAACCAGAAGCAGCATTCAAGCAGGTATTATAATCGGTACCGGAGGCCTTGTAGATCGAATAGTCGATCGCATCGAGGCAGAAATGGGCGAGCTCAAAGACGTCGTCGCGACGGGCGGGCTTGCCAAGCTTATTGCCCCGGAATGCAAAAGGATCACCCATGTTGACGTTGCACTTACCCTGACAGGATTGCAGCGTATTTACGAGCGAAACAGCTAGCACAGGCATAACGCTCTCCGGTAAGGCTATCAAGCTCTTACAAGATATTCACACGACGTTCACAACATCTTCACACAATGTGCGCATAATTACTTGTAGCCTTATACATTCTTTATCTTGTTGAGGAAAGGAAGGAAGTTTATGTGGAAAACAGTAGCTATGAGCTTTGTTTCCGCTGTGTTGGGAGGCTTGCTGGTGTTTTTTGCGATGACCGGCATGTACCCGGCACAACAGAAAGTGCAGCAAACAACAGAACCGGTATCGCTAACGAAGACGGCGGGCCTTAAGCAGGATACCGGCGGTTTTGCCCCAGACGAGATATATAAGCAGTTCGGGCCGGGCGTTGTTCATATCAAGTCGATCTTTACGACGCAGCGCACGGATTTCTTTGGTTTCCAGCTACCACCGCAGCAGAATGAAGCCGACGGGTCAGGTTTTATCGTTGATAAGTCCGGTCTCATCGTGACAAACGCACACGTGGTGCAGGATTCTAATACCACGTCGAATAAGATCACGGTCTTATTGAGCAACAACGAAGAGGTGAGCGCCAAACTGCTTGGCACTGATCCGAGTACCGACCTTGCACTTTTAAAGATCGATCCGGCCGGTAAAAACCTCAAAGTTCTGGACCTCGGAAATAGCTCGAAACTCGAAGTAGGCAATACCGTGTATGCGATCGGCTCACCGTTCGAGCTTGACGGTACGATGACCCAGGGAATAATAAGCGCCCTCAATCGCACGATCGATTCTCCGAACGGCCAATTTAAAATTCGCGG
This sequence is a window from Candidatus Aquicultor sp.. Protein-coding genes within it:
- the folE gene encoding GTP cyclohydrolase I FolE; translation: MDREKIEQGVRLILEGIGENPEREGLQDTPRRVASMYEEILCGMTQDALEVLNVTFGEDHDEMVMVKDIPLYSMCEHHMMPFIGKAHVAYVPSEDGRITGISKLARVVDVFTKRLQVQERLTTQIADALVDALNPQGVMVVVEAEHLCMSMRGVKKPGSITVTSAVRGIFRSRPAARAEALSLLKGRL
- the folP gene encoding dihydropteroate synthase; the protein is MVPRILCIGTGEEARAALTRLHSSAPGIDIMAPKAVHRVIYASGIDPRAANIIKQEMLSRGGEAATPWEALKMEACTVDVILMGTLRQYDELCNKLERQPFGLKALAKQVRLTLVNYEMKPPVLHAGRFTLDLSAKTHVMGILNITPDSFSDGGKFFDFGHALEQARRMVEDGADIIDIGGESTRPGADPVALDEEIRRTIPLIQQLVQEINIPISIDTYKAEVAEAALNAGAVIINDINGLRDEKMLALAAERNVPAIIMHMQGTPRDMQQNPTYGDVAAEIIDWLGNRAEKAIEAGLAPENVLVDPGLGFGKTVEHNLEILRRLSEFKSLGHPIVLGTSRKAFIGTILDAQPDERAEGTLATVVYGVDRGANIVRVHDVKQAARACAVVDAIKRETARDA
- the folK gene encoding 2-amino-4-hydroxy-6-hydroxymethyldihydropteridine diphosphokinase; this encodes MTLEIAYLGLGSNLGDRLDYLREALGLISAREGVKIERISSVYETAPVGGIEQRNFYNIVVGIKTACTPRELLALAHDVEKRLERVHTTCWGPRTIDVDILLYGDINISDADLTIPHPEMLQRAFVLVPLAETEPELVVGGKPIAAYINAVSSQAVEKIGMLDMRCNSVEKR
- the nadA gene encoding quinolinate synthase NadA, which produces MKNDDRLAQDILELKRERNAVILAHNYQVDEVQDIADFVGDSLGLSRQAAQTDAGVIVFCGVHFMAETAAMLSPQKTVLLPDIHAGCPMADMVTVDKLRELKAKHPGVPVVTYINSSAEVKAESDYCCTSANAIEVVSAVPSETIIFTPDQHLGSFVEHHTSKNVILWSGFCPTHRKITADDIIKQKSVHADAKVVAHPECRDEVVALADHVASTTGILQYCHESSATAFIIGTENGVLYKLRRDNPGKQFYPASERAVCPNMKKITLEKVLWALEDMNDVVTVPDEIARQARHAIDRMLAIT
- the nadB gene encoding L-aspartate oxidase, translating into MVPRYLVNFDTDSIGHIVTDVIVIGSGVAGLSAALELSKEYDVALIAKDELKESATWYAQGGVATAISSDDSPKLHLKDTLEAGAGLCDREAVDILVTEAADRIGELIRLGTKFDWKGNRIRLSREGGHRLARVLHSGDATGSEIESSLIHVVEAWKSIQIFDHRFALDLFVEEGRCTGVLCMDERTGELVVHEAKAIIIASGGAGQLYSVTTSPHVLTGDGIAMAYRAGATLVDMEFMQFHPTALAHDIMPRFLITEALRGEGAYLRDCNGERFMLGKHPLAELAPRYIVTGEIFRVMQRCGRDHVDLDATHIPEETLREHFHTIYTTCAEYGIDITKEYIPVCPVAHYTIGGIRTDLNGCTSIPGLYATGEAACTGVHGANRLASNSLLEGLVFSKRIADELHRWLDLMKDKAIALTPVHYNIDRSEIAVDIEGERTWLQKLMMDQVGIVRSASSLQHALNELGTKGDVVAAAFSTRKGFELQNLLSIAPLIAGPALVREETRGVHYREDFPEARKEWQKHIEQRITEDIVAV
- the nadC gene encoding carboxylating nicotinate-nucleotide diphosphorylase, translating into MQSNLSFAERLDIQIERVVREALEEDLNQAGDVTSKAVIDPGTSVHVELLAKSPGVIAGLPVAARVFGYLDAEVEFMPLVYDGERVDAGTRIAEATGSAVAILAAERTALNFLQHLSGIATETARYIAEISQYEVELLDTRKTTPGLRYLEKYAAMVGGAVNHRFGLFDQILIKDNHINIAGDIGKAVCRARDAYPNLKVEVETESLAQVAAAAEADADIILLDNMDTAMLAEAVRIINGRAITEASGGITLATIKAVAATGVDRISSGAITQAAKPLDISLEVIR
- a CDS encoding DedA family protein; this translates as MEQRIIDVLITYLSAYGYYIVFAALLLENFFITGLVIPGETVLLIAAGFAGQGSLNIVYVMLTAMMAAILGNIAGYFIGERGGRPLIEKFGGQFISPERITAAEEYFDVHGPKTVFIGRFAAGVRVFVPLLAGASRMNFAKFIAYTTAAVITWTIGLGLIGFFFGENWQLVKELLGRFGVAILAIVVAFIAFYVVRRRRERALNRSDDSAGA
- a CDS encoding biotin--[acetyl-CoA-carboxylase] ligase, which produces MKERSTEAMIVQALKDAQAAGVGEYVSGEELARRTAITRAAIWKHIKNLKSRGYDIEAVRHQGYRLVATPDSLSPEQITPLLMGSPIGANIVYRKTVDSTNDLAKELAEKGAPEGTVVIAEEQTSGKGRLDRGWVSPPGGIWLSVILRPETPLMEAARFTLLAAVAAAKTIEALGLMPEIKWPNDILLDGRKVSGILLELNGQLGKVNYLVIGFGINANIDEDLLPPEIRAGATTLRACTSRIVDRRAIAVTLLTQLEDGYRQLTSGGWDAVLAEWTKRCRMIGRTVRLATFHGNIDGEFTGIDEFGALVLRLPGGQLKTFSAGDVTLL
- a CDS encoding biotin transporter BioY, which produces MNRPLATSGMVKAALLAALIAATSQLSIPQPFSAVPITLQVFFVLLAGAVLGPLYGSLSMVVYVLLGLAGLPVFANGGSGIGTLVGPTGGYLIGFILATGVIGWIVSAGKASMAQILLAMGAGIIVIYTCGVMQLSFVAKMAIGQAIIAGAGPFIVLDFAKAIVAALVAKRVIRSQAT
- a CDS encoding nitroreductase family protein produces the protein MAIGKTDSTHRTNQTDMPLEEAIFSRRSVRTFLADPVPKEVVERVLQAGIAAPSALNSQPWRFIVATGSTRDEFVKIIRKFPAYLADIVALVRGESSFDVDDEKVTSFADDLGGAPVIIFATIPKKTNQYAKRLDLIGCASAIQNMQLIAWSLGLGSVCLATGIWVESEIAQALELKDSEIASIMVLGYRESDPQAPAKTRQDTVITWLDT
- a CDS encoding type III pantothenate kinase, with product MAGNTLLAIDVGNTHTVIGCFEDRQLKAQWRIATRREVTADELALIMANLFQLNRFFLGDITGVVIASVVPPVTTSLIEMATKTFTVDCLVVGPDTDTGVPILYDNPQEVGADRIANVVAGYEMYGGPLVVVDFGTATTFDAVSSRGEYLGGAIAPGIEVSSEALFRRAARLSKVDLVLPEHAIGKTTRSSIQAGIIIGTGGLVDRIVDRIEAEMGELKDVVATGGLAKLIAPECKRITHVDVALTLTGLQRIYERNS
- a CDS encoding trypsin-like peptidase domain-containing protein; this translates as MWKTVAMSFVSAVLGGLLVFFAMTGMYPAQQKVQQTTEPVSLTKTAGLKQDTGGFAPDEIYKQFGPGVVHIKSIFTTQRTDFFGFQLPPQQNEADGSGFIVDKSGLIVTNAHVVQDSNTTSNKITVLLSNNEEVSAKLLGTDPSTDLALLKIDPAGKNLKVLDLGNSSKLEVGNTVYAIGSPFELDGTMTQGIISALNRTIDSPNGQFKIRGAIQTDAAVNPGNSGGPLFNAQGEVVGINSQIASNSGTFAGIAFAIPSNTVKSIIKEIEKNGKASHPWLGISGMDITAAMAKQLKLPVTGGVMIVQVMPGGPADKAGIKGATQSLVNNQTGQQIPIGGDVVTKINNEKVTTMDKILNFVESHKVDDSITLEIYRGNEKKDITFKLGERPQNFTIQN